Part of the Stackebrandtia endophytica genome is shown below.
AGATCACCTGGCCCAACCAGTATCTGCGCGCCGCTCCCGCGTAGCGGACGTCGTCTCGCCCATGGACCGCAGTCAGTGACGTTCCCGAGGTGATCAGTCATCGGATTCGTTGCCGGGCAACTCAACATGTCCGGCAGCGAATGCGCCGAGGATTCGGTTCGAGGCAGACCTCTCGGCGTCCTCGATCTGGTTGCGCACATCAGCCGCCTGGGTCACGGCATCCTCGTCGTCGCCAGCTTCGTCGAGCCTCCGTACTCAATCGTTGTCGGCGCCGACTCCACTTGCGCCGCAACCACTTCGGTACGAGCACGGCGACCGGTTCGTTGGTAGGCTCAGCCTGCACCGTTCCTTCCGCCCGGCAGACCGAGGGAGCCAACCATGAGGCGTCGATTCCGATGGATGTCGGTGGCGGTACTGGCCATCGCCGTGGTGGCGACCGGTGGTGCCGTGGCGATGGCGGCTCCGGTCGACGTGACGCTGTACCTGTCCGTCGACGGTCGTGATGACGCGACCGGTGCCCCCGATAGTCCATTGCGGACGCTCAACGGCGCCCGCGATCGCCTCGCTCAGACGAACTCCGAGACCGCGACGATCCTGGTCCGGCCCGGTACCTACCGGGAGACGACGATGGTCGACTGGTCGGGTGTTCCACAGTCGAAGGTCTCAATCCGGCGCGCGAGCGGAACCGAACGGCCCGTCTTTGACGGGTCCCAGGTCACCGGCAAGGCGCAGTACTGGGTCGACACCCACGGCGGTCCGGCGCTCGACGTCTGGGGGATGCTGGTACGGAACTACCAGACCGGCGGGTTGCGACTCGACACCGACGGCAATCACGTCAGGAACATGATCTTCGAGAAGATCGGCAACCGGCATAAGCCCGGCGGCC
Proteins encoded:
- a CDS encoding right-handed parallel beta-helix repeat-containing protein, which gives rise to MRRRFRWMSVAVLAIAVVATGGAVAMAAPVDVTLYLSVDGRDDATGAPDSPLRTLNGARDRLAQTNSETATILVRPGTYRETTMVDWSGVPQSKVSIRRASGTERPVFDGSQVTGKAQYWVDTHGGPALDVWGMLVRNYQTGGLRLDTDGNHVRNMIFEKIGNRHKPGGPGYAAVHMLGSSDNSVVNNVFRDLENDDCGGCVHALYIANDSDGSLIADNRIFDVIGDPIRLRNGTDGNVISGNEFSRSGGRGENRAFVSFWIFRDTEVCGSGNLVENNRYDGRRYDGSAGQPIAGSGAEPGLARCPSAITESGNVKT